The following proteins come from a genomic window of Liolophura sinensis isolate JHLJ2023 chromosome 13, CUHK_Ljap_v2, whole genome shotgun sequence:
- the LOC135481080 gene encoding uncharacterized protein LOC135481080, translating to METDVASLGNQVTALTLAEPEQKIIEGQHFPLILTPSNGSLVSHLETCNWVRGQKDEIKALLLKYGVILFRDFPLRQALHFDEFVKCLDYQPFPYVGGAAPRNVVVGDVFTTNESPPDTLIPYHHEMAQAPKFPRTLFFYCESPAKQGGETPIVPSNYVYRQIKAKEPEFVRELEVKGVRYVRILPEKDDHSSPIGRGWKSTYLTDDPEEAERKCGELGTSFEWLADGSMKTVTKAVPAVKADPRTGKKAWFNSVIAAYRGWKDSRNVPEKAVLMSDGTFMKPEVMDVVERTLDDAAVDFRWQPGDVLMVDNYQALHGRRVFTPPRRILAWLCV from the coding sequence ATGGAAACAGACGTAGCCTCACTTGGAAACCAGGTCACGGCCTTGACCTTGGCGGAACCGGAACAAAAGATCATCGAAGGCCAACATTTCCCGCTCATTCTCACGCCTTCTAATGGGAGCCTTGTCTCGCATTTAGAAACCTGCAACTGGGTTCGTGGACAGAAAGATGAAATTAAGGCGTTGCTGTTGAAGTATGGCGTCATATTGTTCAGAGACTTCCCACTGCGCCAAGCTCTTCACTTTGATGAATTCGTGAAGTGCTTAGATTACCAGCCATTTCCATATGTAGGTGGCGCTGCTCCTCGTAACGTTGTTGTTGGTGATGTCTTCACCACTAACGAGTCTCCACCCGACACGCTCATCCCATACCATCACGAAATGGCGCAGGCGCCGAAATTCCCAAGGACGCTTTTTTTCTACTGCGAATCTCCAGCGAAACAGGGAGGTGAAACACCCATTGTGCCGTCCAATTACGTCTATCGACAAATCAAGGCGAAAGAACCCGAGTTTGTCCGAGAGCTGGAAGTTAAAGGCGTTAGGTACGTCCGAATTTTGCCGGAAAAAGACGATCATTCGTCTCCGATCGGCCGAGGCTGGAAGTCCACGTACTTAACCGACGATCCAGAAGAAGCTGAGCGAAAGTGTGGCGAACTCGGCACTTCCTTCGAGTGGTTAGCCGATGGTTCCATGAAAACGGTGACGAAGGCTGTTCCCGCCGTCAAAGCCGATCCTCGCACAGGGAAGAAAGCCTGGTTCAATTCTGTCATCGCCGCCTACAGAGGCTGGAAGGACAGCAGAAACGTACCGGAGAAAGCTGTGCTCATGTCCGACGGCACTTTCATGAAACCGGAAGTGATGGACGTTGTGGAGAGAACGCTAGATGACGCTGCGGTCGATTTCCGGTGGCAGCCAGGCGACGTGCTGATGGTGGACAATTATCAGGCACTGCACGGTCGGCGGGTGTTCACGCCTCCCCGAAGAATTCTCGCGTGGCTTTGCGTGTAG